One genomic region from Streptomyces sp. Li-HN-5-11 encodes:
- a CDS encoding aminopeptidase P family protein: MAEELTPETPETESEEPIKQRKNGLYPGVSDELAENMKSGWADTELRGLEPVEQAEHTARRRAALSARFPGERLVIPAGNLKTRSNDTEYPFRSSVEYAYLTGDQTEDGVLVLEPTTDGHTETIHLLPRSNRENGEFWLSGQGELWVGRRHSLAEAGRLYGIPAEDVRELPEKLKQATGPVRVVRGHDAGIEAALTDKVTAERDEELRVFLSEMRLVKDDFEIGELQKAVDSTVRGFEDVVKVLDKAESTSERYIEGTFFLRARVEGNDVGYGTIAAAGPHACTLHWVRNDGPVRSGDLLLLDAGVETHTLYTADVTRTLPVGGRYSEIQRKIYDAVYEAQEAGIAAVRPGAKYRDFHDAAQRVLAARLVEWGLVDGPVERVLELGLQRRWTLHGTGHMLGMDVHDCAAARTEAYVDGTLEPGMVLTVEPGLYFQTDDLTVPEEYRGIGVRIEDDILVTEDGNRNLSAGLPRRPDEVEAWMASLRN; this comes from the coding sequence GTGGCGGAGGAGCTCACCCCGGAGACCCCGGAGACCGAGTCCGAAGAGCCGATCAAGCAGCGCAAGAACGGCCTGTACCCGGGCGTGTCCGACGAGCTCGCCGAGAACATGAAGTCCGGGTGGGCCGACACGGAGCTGCGCGGCCTGGAGCCGGTCGAGCAGGCCGAGCACACCGCCCGCCGCCGGGCCGCACTGTCCGCGCGCTTCCCCGGCGAGCGCCTGGTGATCCCCGCGGGCAACCTGAAGACCCGCTCGAACGACACCGAGTACCCGTTCCGGTCGTCGGTCGAGTACGCCTACCTCACCGGCGACCAGACGGAGGACGGCGTCCTGGTCCTCGAGCCCACGACGGACGGCCACACGGAGACGATCCACCTGCTGCCGCGCTCCAACCGCGAGAACGGCGAGTTCTGGCTCTCCGGCCAGGGCGAGCTGTGGGTCGGCCGTCGCCACTCCCTGGCCGAGGCCGGGCGGCTGTACGGCATCCCGGCCGAGGACGTGCGCGAGCTGCCGGAGAAGCTGAAGCAGGCCACGGGCCCGGTCCGGGTCGTCCGCGGCCACGACGCCGGCATCGAGGCCGCGCTGACCGACAAGGTCACCGCCGAACGCGACGAGGAACTGCGCGTCTTCCTCTCCGAGATGCGGCTGGTCAAGGACGACTTCGAGATCGGCGAGCTGCAGAAGGCCGTCGACTCCACCGTGCGCGGCTTCGAGGACGTGGTGAAGGTCCTCGACAAGGCCGAGTCCACGAGTGAGCGCTACATCGAGGGCACGTTCTTCCTCCGCGCCCGCGTGGAGGGCAACGACGTCGGCTACGGCACCATCGCCGCCGCCGGCCCGCACGCGTGCACGCTGCACTGGGTGCGCAACGACGGCCCGGTCCGCTCCGGCGACCTGCTCCTGCTGGACGCGGGCGTGGAGACGCACACCCTGTACACCGCCGACGTCACGCGCACTCTGCCGGTGGGCGGCCGCTACAGCGAGATCCAGAGGAAGATCTACGACGCCGTGTACGAGGCCCAGGAGGCCGGTATCGCGGCGGTCAGGCCCGGCGCCAAGTACCGCGACTTCCACGACGCCGCGCAGCGCGTGCTGGCGGCGAGGCTCGTCGAGTGGGGCCTGGTCGACGGCCCGGTCGAGCGGGTCCTGGAGCTGGGCCTGCAGCGCCGCTGGACGCTGCACGGCACCGGTCACATGCTCGGCATGGACGTCCACGACTGCGCGGCCGCGCGGACCGAGGCCTACGTGGACGGCACGCTGGAGCCCGGCATGGTGCTGACGGTCGAGCCCGGCCTGTACTTCCAGACCGACGACCTGACCGTGCCGGAGGAGTACCGCGGCATCGGCGTCCGGATCGAGGACGACATCCTGGTCACCGAGGACGGCAACCGCAACCTCTCCGCCGGGCTGCCGCGCCGGCCGGACGAGGTCGAGGCGTGGATGGCCTCGCTCAGGAACTGA